From Micromonospora rifamycinica, a single genomic window includes:
- a CDS encoding AfsR/SARP family transcriptional regulator: MEIQILGPLVLARSGRTATPTAPKPRSVLGLLLLHADQTVQATALTRELWGASPPVSAPTTLQTYVLQLRKCFAALLDVPVAEVARRVLVTVPGGYLLRVGPDEFDLRRFEQLASAGRRALAAGDHVDAAALLVRACALWRGPALADVRAGVVAGPRLKALEETRLATVEQCIEARLRLGHHQDVLADLTLLIAEHRLNENLCAQLMVALHRSGQRREALAVFHRLRASMVQELGLEPSKRLHLLQQAILTDDRALEVAPREDGLTQLLDHLVLQRARAR, from the coding sequence ATGGAGATCCAGATCCTGGGACCGCTCGTGCTCGCCCGCTCCGGTCGCACCGCCACGCCGACCGCCCCGAAGCCCCGTAGCGTGCTGGGCCTGCTGTTGCTCCACGCTGACCAGACCGTGCAGGCCACCGCGTTGACCAGGGAGTTGTGGGGGGCGTCCCCACCGGTCAGCGCGCCGACCACCCTCCAGACGTACGTGCTCCAGCTCCGCAAGTGCTTCGCCGCCCTGCTCGACGTGCCGGTCGCCGAGGTGGCCCGGCGGGTGCTGGTCACCGTCCCCGGCGGCTACCTGCTACGGGTCGGCCCGGACGAGTTCGACCTGCGCCGGTTCGAGCAGTTGGCCTCGGCCGGCCGGCGTGCGCTGGCGGCCGGTGACCACGTCGACGCGGCGGCCCTGCTGGTGCGCGCCTGTGCCCTCTGGCGCGGGCCGGCGCTGGCCGACGTGCGTGCCGGCGTGGTGGCCGGGCCCCGGCTCAAGGCGCTGGAGGAGACCCGGCTCGCCACCGTCGAGCAGTGCATCGAGGCGCGCCTACGGCTCGGCCACCACCAGGACGTACTGGCCGACCTCACCCTGCTGATCGCCGAGCACCGGCTGAACGAGAACCTGTGCGCGCAGCTGATGGTGGCGCTGCACCGCAGCGGCCAGCGACGCGAGGCGCTGGCGGTGTTCCACCGGCTGCGGGCGTCGATGGTGCAGGAGCTGGGGTTGGAGCCGTCCAAGCGGCTGCACCTGCTCCAGCAGGCGATCCTCACCGACGACCGGGCGCTGGAGGTGGCGCCGCGCGAGGACGGGTTGACCCAGCTGCTCGACCACCTCGTCCTCCAGCGTGCCCGCGCCCGTTAG
- a CDS encoding FAD-dependent oxidoreductase gives METALVLGGSIAGLVAARVLADHAEQVWIVEPDLLEDAPVLRRGTPHGSQAHTLLGRGRTVIDRLLPGIVRQLVREGGQLVTSGPGGAQWFLNGRAKVPVRGGSVVSVSRPFLEWHIRRRVLALPNVALVGGTAVGLTATAGRVDGALVRPPGATGAQRHGATLVVDATGRSSRLADWLGRIGYPAPAKRRMALDLGYATCLFHREPGQRLAGHVAVYSVYTPSRALTGPSSMTPVEGNRWLTLVSGYGDRRPGRDLGEFLARCRADPAPALQALPAACEPADEVRVHRFPDSVRREFDRLDRFPAGLVAIGDAVASFNPTYGQGISVAAMQALALAEWLAEPGALDGPAHGYFRRVRAVVDDAWDFSAAQDCYLPHVTTARPFGWRLRRGLAEAVQNATVTDEVVHRAFLEVVNLTAGPDRLRRPDILWRTGVAALRRAGSSSKTARTIDDGGPKTR, from the coding sequence ATGGAGACCGCCCTCGTCCTCGGCGGCAGCATCGCCGGCCTGGTCGCCGCGCGGGTCCTGGCCGACCACGCCGAGCAGGTGTGGATCGTCGAACCCGACCTGCTGGAGGACGCGCCGGTGCTCCGCCGCGGCACGCCGCACGGCAGCCAGGCGCACACCCTGCTCGGCCGGGGTCGGACCGTCATCGACCGGCTGCTGCCCGGCATCGTCCGGCAACTGGTGCGCGAGGGCGGCCAGCTGGTCACCAGCGGTCCCGGCGGGGCGCAGTGGTTCCTCAACGGCCGGGCCAAGGTCCCGGTGCGCGGCGGCAGCGTGGTCAGCGTGTCGCGCCCGTTCCTGGAGTGGCACATCCGTCGGCGGGTCCTCGCGCTGCCGAACGTCGCCCTGGTCGGGGGCACCGCCGTCGGGCTCACCGCGACCGCCGGCCGGGTGGACGGGGCGCTGGTCCGCCCGCCGGGTGCCACCGGTGCCCAGCGCCACGGCGCGACCCTGGTGGTGGACGCGACCGGGCGGTCCAGCCGGCTGGCCGACTGGTTGGGCCGGATCGGTTACCCGGCGCCGGCCAAGCGCCGGATGGCCCTGGACCTCGGCTACGCCACCTGCCTGTTCCATCGGGAGCCCGGCCAGCGGCTGGCCGGGCACGTGGCGGTGTACTCGGTCTACACGCCGAGCAGGGCGCTGACCGGACCCAGCTCGATGACCCCGGTCGAGGGGAACCGTTGGCTGACGCTGGTCAGCGGCTACGGCGACCGGCGGCCGGGCCGTGACCTGGGCGAGTTCCTGGCCCGCTGCCGCGCGGATCCGGCCCCTGCGCTCCAGGCGCTGCCGGCGGCGTGCGAGCCGGCCGACGAGGTGCGCGTGCACCGTTTCCCGGACAGCGTCCGCCGCGAGTTCGATCGGCTGGACCGGTTCCCGGCCGGCTTGGTCGCGATCGGCGACGCGGTCGCCTCGTTCAACCCGACCTACGGGCAGGGCATCTCGGTGGCGGCGATGCAGGCCCTCGCGTTGGCCGAGTGGCTGGCCGAGCCCGGCGCGCTGGACGGGCCGGCGCACGGGTACTTCCGGCGGGTGCGCGCGGTGGTGGACGACGCCTGGGACTTCTCCGCCGCGCAGGACTGCTACCTCCCGCACGTGACCACCGCCCGACCCTTCGGCTGGCGGCTGCGCCGTGGCCTGGCCGAGGCGGTGCAGAACGCGACGGTGACCGACGAGGTGGTGCACCGGGCCTTCCTGGAGGTCGTCAACCTGACGGCCGGTCCCGACCGGCTGCGTCGTCCGGACATCCTGTGGCGCACCGGGGTCGCCGCGCTGCGCCGCGCCGGGTCGTCCTCGAAGACGGCTCGAACAATCGACGACGGCGGCCCGAAAACCCGCTAG
- a CDS encoding 4'-phosphopantetheinyl transferase family protein, with protein sequence MLTAVPPDLVVRLDRRAGDGRVTARALLAGTAAAMAGAPVDAVVVDRAARGAPLLRGVATGWHASVSHTGGLVAVAVSRLGPVGVDVEAVRQLPALALSRRWFAAEDTDWLRGQPVERLDVGFLSLWTGKEAVAKLYGTGLRGGRLLRLRTAPPQPPAWRSTVDDPDVLVTHRELPGHVLAIAHRRVRR encoded by the coding sequence GTGCTGACCGCGGTGCCACCGGATCTGGTGGTGCGGCTGGACCGCCGCGCGGGCGACGGACGGGTGACGGCCCGTGCCCTGCTGGCCGGGACGGCCGCGGCGATGGCCGGTGCCCCGGTGGACGCGGTCGTGGTCGACCGGGCGGCCCGGGGTGCGCCGCTGCTGCGCGGCGTCGCCACGGGGTGGCACGCCAGCGTCAGCCACACCGGTGGACTGGTCGCGGTGGCGGTGTCCCGGCTCGGACCGGTCGGCGTCGACGTGGAGGCGGTGCGACAGCTGCCCGCGCTCGCGCTGAGCCGACGGTGGTTCGCCGCCGAGGACACCGACTGGCTCCGGGGGCAGCCGGTCGAACGTCTCGACGTCGGCTTCCTGTCCCTGTGGACCGGTAAGGAGGCGGTGGCCAAGCTCTACGGCACCGGGCTGCGCGGGGGCCGGCTGCTGCGGTTACGCACCGCCCCGCCGCAGCCGCCGGCCTGGCGCTCCACCGTCGACGACCCCGACGTCCTGGTCACCCACCGGGAGCTGCCCGGCCACGTGCTGGCGATCGCCCACCGCCGGGTGCGCCGCTGA
- a CDS encoding methyltransferase — protein sequence MTPSQHEVPEPLSDRSRNPVPPRHGPRPGRDGDYFRKRLLNVLCATWTAQACSVFALLGLPDRIAGGTTGGAELAAAAGLDPVALRRLLAALADAGVLRQTGPDHFELTGMGGYLRSDVPGSVRDTAVLYGQEVFTSFAGLLETVRTGRPAFTERFGEPFYQYLDGHPAVAATFHGAMSAVPEPPPPPPGLFDGVRTVVDVGGGDGGLLVGVLADCPHRRGVLVEQAEAAARGRERLAAAGVLDRVDVVVGSFFDHVPPGGDLYVLRRVLHNWDDGNAARVLARVRAAMPADARLLVLEELLPARPEQSGAGAGAWAAPRNRIVDLLMLVLMEGRDRTAEEYGRLLADADFTVTGVTGGAIEAVPA from the coding sequence ATGACGCCGTCGCAGCACGAGGTCCCGGAACCCCTTTCCGACCGGTCCCGGAATCCGGTTCCGCCACGGCACGGGCCACGGCCGGGGCGGGACGGCGACTATTTCCGCAAGCGGCTGCTCAACGTCCTCTGTGCCACCTGGACGGCGCAGGCCTGCTCGGTGTTCGCCCTGCTCGGCCTGCCCGACCGGATCGCCGGGGGCACCACGGGCGGGGCCGAGCTGGCCGCCGCCGCCGGACTGGACCCGGTCGCGCTCCGCCGGCTGCTCGCCGCGCTCGCCGACGCCGGTGTGCTGCGCCAGACCGGCCCCGACCACTTCGAGCTGACCGGCATGGGCGGGTATCTGCGCTCCGACGTGCCCGGCTCGGTCCGGGACACCGCCGTGCTCTACGGCCAGGAGGTCTTCACCTCGTTCGCCGGGCTGCTGGAGACCGTCCGCACCGGCCGGCCCGCCTTCACCGAGCGCTTCGGCGAGCCCTTCTACCAGTACCTCGACGGTCATCCGGCGGTGGCCGCGACCTTCCACGGCGCGATGTCCGCCGTCCCCGAACCACCACCGCCCCCGCCCGGCCTGTTCGACGGCGTCCGTACGGTGGTGGACGTCGGCGGCGGTGACGGGGGCCTGCTCGTCGGTGTCCTCGCCGACTGCCCGCACCGGCGCGGGGTGCTCGTGGAGCAGGCGGAGGCCGCCGCCCGGGGGCGCGAGCGGCTCGCCGCCGCCGGTGTGCTGGACCGGGTGGACGTCGTCGTCGGCAGCTTCTTCGACCACGTGCCCCCGGGGGGCGACCTGTACGTGCTGCGCCGGGTGCTGCACAACTGGGACGACGGCAACGCCGCCCGGGTGCTGGCCCGGGTCCGCGCGGCGATGCCGGCCGACGCCCGGCTGCTGGTGCTGGAGGAGCTGCTGCCCGCGCGGCCCGAGCAGTCCGGTGCCGGCGCGGGCGCCTGGGCGGCGCCCCGCAACCGGATCGTGGATCTGCTGATGCTGGTCCTCATGGAGGGCCGGGACCGCACCGCCGAGGAGTACGGGCGGCTGCTCGCGGACGCCGACTTCACGGTCACCGGCGTGACCGGGGGTGCGATCGAGGCGGTCCCCGCCTGA
- a CDS encoding glycosyltransferase, with protein MHIAVLALGSRGDVYPLAALAAELARRGHRIRMGASPNLVDLPRRLGLDVVPVGWDQQRMMQSEQGREWVTTTDLDLFLRRSHESYQEHGDRFGEEAVALSEGCAAIVCAVVSEQWATALAEARDVPLVAYDLTPARPNDVVPHPLVTPDPLADAAANRATYVHYARRAWRYRRDQVFRFRRRLGLAPMPPRPATLRRPLELQGYSPTLVPGVTWDAYRPIVGDLRLTPADLHRVGMSTLDPDLVRWLDAGEPPALVTFGSTHMPDPAGMLAGIGRVCRALGVRGLVVTGWGLAGVDPAATPELRVLPYVDYDLVLPRCAMVVHHGSATITAAGVRAGIPTMVCSSFADQPFWGRQLERLGAGVHVRFTELSEQVLRAGMTRLTAEPLRRRAAELGERMRTEPHGTLVAADAVGSYLAACGG; from the coding sequence ATGCACATCGCCGTCCTGGCGCTCGGCAGTCGCGGTGACGTCTACCCGTTGGCCGCGCTCGCCGCCGAGCTGGCCCGCCGTGGCCACCGGATCCGCATGGGCGCGTCGCCCAACCTGGTGGACCTGCCCCGGCGGCTCGGGCTCGACGTGGTGCCGGTCGGCTGGGACCAGCAGCGGATGATGCAGTCCGAGCAGGGCCGGGAGTGGGTCACCACGACCGACCTCGACCTGTTCCTCCGCCGCTCGCACGAGTCGTACCAGGAGCACGGCGACCGGTTCGGCGAGGAGGCGGTCGCGCTCAGCGAGGGCTGTGCGGCGATCGTGTGCGCCGTGGTCAGCGAGCAGTGGGCCACCGCGCTGGCCGAGGCGCGCGACGTCCCGCTCGTCGCGTACGACCTCACCCCAGCCCGGCCGAACGACGTGGTGCCGCATCCGCTGGTGACCCCCGACCCGCTGGCGGACGCCGCCGCGAACCGGGCGACCTACGTGCACTACGCCCGACGGGCCTGGCGGTACCGGCGCGACCAGGTGTTCCGGTTCCGCCGCCGGCTCGGGCTCGCACCGATGCCGCCGCGCCCGGCCACGCTGCGCCGGCCGTTGGAACTCCAGGGCTACAGCCCCACCCTGGTGCCCGGGGTGACCTGGGACGCCTACCGGCCGATCGTCGGCGACCTGCGGCTGACGCCGGCCGACCTGCACCGCGTCGGCATGTCGACCCTGGACCCCGACCTGGTGCGCTGGCTGGACGCGGGCGAGCCGCCGGCACTGGTCACGTTCGGCAGCACCCACATGCCGGATCCGGCCGGGATGCTGGCGGGCATCGGACGGGTCTGCCGTGCCCTGGGCGTGCGGGGGCTGGTCGTCACCGGCTGGGGCCTGGCCGGCGTCGACCCGGCCGCCACGCCGGAGCTGCGCGTGCTGCCCTACGTGGACTACGACCTGGTGCTGCCGCGCTGCGCCATGGTGGTGCACCACGGCAGCGCCACCATCACCGCCGCCGGGGTGCGCGCCGGCATCCCGACGATGGTCTGCTCGTCCTTCGCCGACCAGCCGTTCTGGGGCCGCCAGCTGGAGCGGCTCGGTGCCGGTGTGCACGTGCGGTTCACCGAGCTGTCCGAGCAGGTGCTGCGGGCGGGCATGACCCGGCTGACCGCGGAGCCGCTCCGGCGGCGCGCGGCCGAACTCGGCGAGCGGATGCGGACCGAGCCGCACGGCACGCTCGTCGCCGCCGACGCGGTCGGCAGCTACCTTGCGGCGTGCGGCGGGTAG
- a CDS encoding SDR family oxidoreductase: MTVPTRTWLVTGSSAGLGRALVTELLARGETVAATARDPQALSDLRPAVSGTLWTARLDVTDPERIRRVVGEAVHALGRIDVVLSNAGYALVGAAEEASPDQIERQLRTNLTGPILLARAVLPYLRAQGHGRIVQISSMAGQRGSAGTAVYCASKWGVEGFFESLAAEVKTFGIGVTIVEPGTVHTGFFGRGKELTAALPAYADTPAAILRRRAEDGRLPCRGDLAKMARAVVDVALRPTAPLRVVLGSDAYGSIRRGLTARLADLEAQREVAFSTDLTDGSA, translated from the coding sequence ATGACCGTGCCCACCCGCACCTGGCTGGTCACCGGAAGCTCGGCGGGACTCGGCCGGGCGCTGGTGACCGAGCTGCTCGCCCGGGGCGAGACGGTGGCGGCGACCGCCCGGGATCCGCAGGCGCTGTCCGACCTGCGGCCCGCCGTGTCGGGCACCCTGTGGACGGCGCGACTCGACGTCACCGACCCGGAACGGATCCGGCGCGTCGTCGGTGAGGCCGTCCACGCGCTCGGCCGCATCGACGTGGTGCTCAGCAACGCCGGGTACGCGCTGGTCGGCGCGGCCGAGGAGGCCAGTCCCGACCAGATCGAGCGGCAGCTCCGGACGAACCTGACCGGACCCATCCTCCTGGCCCGGGCGGTGCTGCCGTACCTGCGGGCGCAGGGCCACGGCCGGATCGTCCAGATCTCCAGCATGGCCGGGCAGCGCGGTTCTGCGGGCACGGCGGTCTACTGCGCCAGCAAGTGGGGTGTGGAGGGCTTCTTCGAGTCGCTGGCCGCCGAGGTGAAGACCTTCGGGATCGGGGTGACCATCGTCGAACCGGGCACGGTGCACACCGGCTTCTTCGGCCGGGGCAAGGAGCTGACCGCCGCGCTGCCCGCATACGCCGACACCCCGGCCGCGATCCTGCGCCGCCGGGCCGAGGACGGCCGCCTGCCCTGCCGGGGTGACCTGGCGAAGATGGCCCGCGCCGTCGTCGACGTCGCCCTCCGCCCGACCGCCCCGCTGCGCGTCGTCCTCGGCAGCGACGCGTACGGGTCGATCCGCCGTGGACTGACGGCCCGCCTGGCCGATCTTGAGGCCCAGCGGGAGGTCGCGTTCTCCACCGACCTGACCGACGGGTCCGCATGA
- a CDS encoding acyl carrier protein, which produces MSADDVMAFTVQALQEMNYYTDDTGPDSLLGPAGVDLDSLAVSELAMRIEDEYGVTFDDDDIETLAIMTLGEFAAEVAKRAALVAQADGVRG; this is translated from the coding sequence ATGTCAGCCGACGACGTCATGGCGTTCACCGTCCAGGCGCTCCAGGAGATGAACTACTACACCGACGACACCGGTCCGGACTCCCTGCTCGGACCGGCCGGCGTGGACCTCGACTCGCTCGCCGTGTCCGAACTCGCGATGCGTATCGAGGACGAGTACGGCGTGACGTTCGACGACGACGACATCGAGACGCTGGCCATCATGACCCTCGGTGAGTTCGCCGCGGAGGTGGCCAAGCGGGCGGCGCTGGTCGCGCAGGCCGACGGGGTGCGGGGCTGA
- a CDS encoding AfsR/SARP family transcriptional regulator, whose protein sequence is MLALLLLNADQAVQASTLIQDLWGRNPPASAQTTLQTYILQVRKCLGQLLGAAVAEIAKRMLVTVPGGYQLRLDAIEFDLRTFEQLATAGRQALAAGENVEAAALLTRARDLWRGPALVDIRAGAVIGPRLRALEQIRLHTLEQCIEARMRLGHHQDVLAELTMLTAEHELNENLCAQLMVALHRSGRRQEALQAFHRLRVSLVDELGLEPSHRLRLLQRAILAEDPVLEVAPRDDGLTQILDHLVLAQARGR, encoded by the coding sequence GTGCTGGCATTGCTGCTGCTCAATGCGGATCAGGCGGTACAGGCATCGACGCTGATCCAGGACCTCTGGGGCCGGAACCCACCGGCCAGCGCACAGACGACGCTCCAGACGTACATCCTCCAGGTCCGCAAGTGCCTCGGCCAGCTCCTGGGTGCTGCGGTGGCCGAGATCGCCAAGCGGATGCTGGTCACCGTGCCCGGCGGATACCAGCTCCGGCTCGACGCCATCGAATTCGACCTGCGGACCTTCGAGCAGCTCGCCACCGCCGGGCGGCAGGCCCTCGCGGCCGGCGAGAACGTCGAGGCGGCGGCGCTGCTGACCCGCGCCCGCGACCTGTGGCGGGGGCCGGCGCTGGTCGACATCCGCGCCGGTGCGGTCATCGGGCCACGGCTGCGGGCGCTGGAACAGATCCGACTGCACACCCTGGAACAGTGCATCGAGGCGCGCATGCGGCTCGGTCACCACCAGGACGTACTCGCCGAACTCACCATGCTGACGGCCGAGCACGAGCTGAACGAGAACCTGTGCGCCCAGCTGATGGTGGCCCTGCACCGCAGCGGGCGGCGGCAGGAGGCGTTGCAGGCCTTCCACCGGCTGCGGGTTTCGCTCGTCGACGAGCTGGGTCTGGAACCGTCCCACCGGCTGCGCCTGCTGCAGCGGGCGATCCTGGCCGAGGATCCGGTGCTGGAGGTGGCGCCGCGCGACGACGGGCTGACCCAGATCCTCGACCACCTCGTCCTCGCACAGGCCCGGGGACGGTGA
- a CDS encoding glycosyltransferase domain-containing protein, whose product MKVITIATDPEHPFLRRLLAPSCEAVGLELVVLTADQKGFRPRDKRACLTDHLTRHVAPDELVVFTDAYDTMFLRGEEYLRSAYAAFSQPVVFSAESNSWPLGSVGLALHRDPPVRPYPYLNSGGFIGPAGDILALCARYPTPPSERFPLLDQLRTHGFDADRLYGPSDQYYWTLVRLLEPDTVGLDNGAVLFENFAPAVTNFCELSRWSSDFRARGRQAPSYRREYARLRTRLQTPSGAAQVHFASSLTKAVVLDLLDEGQLPSWLTEVLPQ is encoded by the coding sequence ATGAAGGTCATCACCATTGCGACCGACCCCGAGCATCCCTTCCTACGACGGCTGCTGGCGCCGTCCTGCGAGGCGGTGGGGCTCGAACTGGTCGTCCTGACGGCCGACCAGAAGGGGTTCCGCCCCCGGGACAAACGGGCGTGCCTGACCGACCACCTCACCCGCCACGTCGCGCCGGACGAACTCGTGGTGTTCACCGACGCGTACGACACGATGTTCCTGCGGGGTGAGGAGTACCTCCGCTCGGCCTACGCGGCCTTCTCCCAGCCGGTCGTGTTCAGCGCCGAGTCGAACAGCTGGCCGCTCGGCAGCGTCGGCCTCGCCCTGCACCGGGATCCGCCCGTACGCCCCTACCCCTACCTCAACAGCGGCGGCTTCATCGGCCCCGCCGGTGACATCCTGGCCCTCTGCGCCAGGTACCCCACGCCGCCCAGCGAGCGGTTCCCGCTCCTCGACCAGCTCCGCACCCACGGTTTCGACGCCGACCGGTTGTACGGCCCCAGCGACCAGTACTACTGGACCCTCGTCCGCCTCCTCGAACCGGACACCGTCGGGCTCGACAACGGCGCGGTCCTGTTCGAGAACTTCGCGCCGGCCGTCACCAACTTCTGCGAGCTGTCCCGCTGGTCGAGCGACTTCCGCGCCCGGGGCAGACAGGCGCCCAGCTACCGGCGGGAGTACGCCCGGCTCCGGACCCGGCTCCAGACACCCAGCGGTGCCGCCCAGGTCCACTTCGCCTCCTCGTTGACGAAGGCCGTCGTGCTGGACCTGCTCGACGAGGGGCAGCTGCCCTCCTGGCTGACGGAGGTGTTACCGCAGTGA
- a CDS encoding class I SAM-dependent methyltransferase has translation MSELPSFEERRRPMLHRNELQRNDLLAMQALAPLSPTYLPWSESAMRPSGVVAVLNEVFLNRRRCVVELGSGVSTFYLGRLLRQRGGHLWTVEHDRRWAELIGRELADEGLADVVTVVHAPLTPVQSPWPHEEATWYDQSVLKEMTAGRPVDLLVVDGPPAYRVETAHARYPAGPFFAPLLAEEHAVVLDDIDRPGEQDIMARWERELGVTFERRLTSGRIGIGRPGPAFTV, from the coding sequence GTGAGTGAGCTGCCGTCCTTCGAGGAGCGTCGTCGCCCGATGCTGCACCGCAACGAACTCCAGCGCAACGACCTGCTGGCCATGCAGGCGCTGGCCCCGCTCTCCCCGACCTACCTGCCATGGAGCGAGAGCGCAATGCGGCCGAGCGGGGTCGTCGCGGTGCTCAACGAGGTCTTCCTCAACCGCCGTCGCTGCGTCGTCGAACTGGGCAGCGGCGTCTCCACCTTCTACCTCGGTCGCCTGCTGCGGCAGCGCGGCGGGCACCTCTGGACCGTCGAGCACGACCGGCGCTGGGCGGAGCTGATCGGTCGTGAGCTGGCCGACGAGGGCCTGGCCGACGTGGTCACCGTGGTGCACGCGCCGCTGACACCCGTCCAGTCCCCCTGGCCCCACGAGGAGGCGACCTGGTACGACCAGAGCGTCCTCAAGGAGATGACCGCGGGCCGGCCCGTCGACCTGCTCGTCGTGGACGGGCCGCCCGCCTACCGGGTCGAGACCGCGCACGCCCGGTACCCGGCCGGCCCCTTCTTCGCCCCGCTGCTCGCCGAGGAGCACGCCGTCGTGCTCGACGACATCGACCGGCCCGGTGAGCAGGACATCATGGCGCGGTGGGAACGGGAACTCGGCGTCACGTTCGAGCGCCGCCTCACCAGCGGTCGGATCGGCATCGGCCGCCCCGGCCCGGCGTTCACGGTCTGA
- the metK gene encoding methionine adenosyltransferase, whose amino-acid sequence MAHRLFTSESVAEGHPDKIADQISDGILDALLAQDARSRVAVETLITTGQVHVAGEVTTRAYADIPGIVRDTILRIGYDSSTKGFDGASCGVSVSIGTQSPDIARGVDSAIELREGDSAHALDQQGAGDQGMMFGFACTETPELMPLPIALAHRLARRLSAARRDGTIPYLRPDGKTQVTIEYDGLRPVRLDTVVVSTQHAAGISLDSMLTPDVRDHVVAAELAGLGLRTQGYRLLVNPTGRFEVGGPMGDAGLTGRKIVVDTYGGSARHGGGAFSGKDPSKVDRSAAYAMRWVAKNVVAAGLAERCEIQVAYAIGKAHPVSLHVETFGTENVPVERIERAIREVFDLRPAAIIRDLDLLRPIYQQTAAYGHFGRELPDLRWESTDRAQDLKNAVA is encoded by the coding sequence ATGGCACACCGACTGTTCACGTCCGAATCGGTGGCGGAGGGCCATCCTGACAAGATCGCTGACCAGATCAGCGACGGGATTCTCGACGCTCTGCTCGCCCAGGACGCGCGCAGCCGCGTCGCCGTCGAGACGCTGATCACCACCGGCCAGGTGCACGTGGCAGGCGAGGTCACCACCCGGGCCTACGCCGACATTCCCGGCATCGTGCGGGACACCATCCTGCGGATCGGCTACGACTCGTCGACGAAGGGTTTCGACGGGGCGTCGTGCGGTGTGAGCGTCTCCATCGGTACCCAGTCGCCCGACATCGCCCGTGGCGTGGACAGCGCGATCGAGCTGCGCGAGGGTGACTCCGCGCACGCGCTCGACCAGCAGGGCGCCGGCGACCAGGGCATGATGTTCGGCTTCGCCTGCACCGAAACGCCCGAGCTGATGCCGCTGCCGATCGCGCTGGCGCACCGGCTGGCCCGCCGGCTGTCCGCGGCACGCAGGGACGGCACCATCCCGTACCTGCGCCCGGACGGCAAGACCCAGGTCACCATCGAGTACGACGGCCTGCGCCCGGTCCGTCTCGACACGGTGGTGGTCTCCACGCAGCACGCCGCAGGCATCTCCCTGGACTCGATGCTCACCCCGGACGTCCGCGACCACGTGGTGGCCGCGGAGCTTGCCGGCCTGGGCCTGCGTACGCAGGGCTACCGCCTGCTGGTGAATCCCACCGGTCGCTTCGAGGTCGGGGGACCGATGGGCGATGCCGGACTGACCGGCCGGAAGATCGTGGTGGACACCTACGGCGGGTCCGCCCGACACGGCGGTGGCGCGTTCTCCGGCAAGGACCCGTCGAAGGTGGACCGCTCGGCGGCCTACGCGATGCGCTGGGTCGCCAAGAACGTGGTCGCCGCAGGCCTCGCGGAGCGGTGCGAGATCCAGGTCGCGTACGCGATCGGCAAGGCTCACCCGGTCTCGCTCCACGTCGAGACGTTCGGCACCGAGAACGTGCCGGTCGAGCGGATCGAGCGGGCGATCAGGGAGGTCTTCGACCTGCGCCCGGCGGCCATCATCCGCGACCTGGACCTGCTCCGCCCGATCTACCAGCAGACCGCGGCGTACGGACACTTCGGCCGGGAACTGCCCGACCTGCGCTGGGAGAGCACCGACCGCGCCCAGGACCTGAAGAACGCCGTGGCCTGA
- a CDS encoding acyl carrier protein — MENTLSLDDLRGILIACAGEDNALDGDISDVSFDDLGYDSLALIETAAVLKRDYGVVLPEDQLTVLSSPGELLSLINDRPA; from the coding sequence GTGGAGAACACCCTGAGCCTGGACGACCTGCGCGGCATCCTCATCGCCTGCGCGGGGGAGGACAATGCGCTCGACGGCGACATCTCGGACGTCTCGTTCGACGATCTCGGCTATGACTCGCTCGCCCTCATCGAGACCGCCGCCGTGCTCAAGCGCGACTACGGCGTGGTCCTGCCCGAGGACCAACTGACCGTGCTGAGCAGCCCTGGGGAGTTGCTCTCGCTGATCAACGACCGGCCCGCCTGA